The Patescibacteria group bacterium sequence TTAAAGCATCAAATTTTACAATCACCTAAAACTTATAGAAATAATCTAATTTGGTATGCTTTATGAGCCGCTATTTATATCATCTATCTCCTCCAAAATCCACTGAAGGCTCTCTGTATTGAATTTCAGACGAAAAAACAAATTATCATCAGCAACAGTAAAGAAGTGATAAAGTACGCGACCTTCATAAAGAGAGTAGTGAAGACCAACTGTAGTAATCGTATAAATTCTTCCTCTCCACTTAATTCTCCATGGTAAAAACTTCTTTGTCTGTCCATTAAAAACTGCAATAATACTTGGTGTTTCATGAATAACCTCACTCATAAAAATTTTCTAAAGATTAGTTATCCAATATTTGAAAATCTAAAATATTGAAAACTCTGATAAACAATTTATCGATACTTGCGAATAACACTTGCGACAACACCCCCTATCAAAAGACTCTCATTTGGCTTGATAGGAGGATAGGCAGCATTCGCAGGTTTGAGAATAATTTGATTGTTTTCCTTATGAAAGTATTTCACTGTCCACTCACCATCAATACAAGCCGCAACAATATCTCCGTTTTTAGGCTCTATACCTTTCTCAACAATCACTATATCTCCATCATGAATACCCTCATCTATCATAGAATCACCCCTAACTGTGAGAGAAAACATCTCCGAGGGAGTGCTAAGTAGATACTCATAAAAATCTATACTATCATCCACCGACGGATTAGCAGGAGTAGGATATCCTGCCTTGATAATACCCAAATGGGGTATGTGAAATAGTTTCTTAGGGAGGATTTTGCCTTTTGCGTCTTTTTCTAGAATTTCAGCTTCGATAAGTTTATTTACCAAATAGACTGCAGCATTTTTAGATGAATATCCAAAAAGATCACAAATCTCCTGGTAGGAGGGGAGTCGTCGTTGTTTTCTATAAAATGTTCTTAATTTAGAGATAGCACGATCTACGTTCATAATGATAGATTAGAGTCAAATAAAACTAATTATGATCTGATAATCTCAAAAAGTAGTTTACTGTTCTGTACTGTTTATGTTATATCTTGTACGATCGTTCAATGTCAAGATGACAAAAGACATCAAAACATAACATAAATCAACTGGTAGTAAGATATGTAAAAGAAAAATTAACAGGGGTAAACAGAAAGTAATATTTGGGGTGGCTGAGGGGACTCGAACCCCCGACATTCAGGTCCACAACCTGACGCTCTAACCAACTGAGCTACAGCCACCGTAAAATTGAGAATCAACTGTCTAAAATCTTATCGAGCAATAAAATATAGTATAGCATATTAATTAGCTAAAACGAAGCTATTTGCGGAAAAAAAGATAAGCAATAATGCTCAGAATTATACTTATAATAATTGATGTAACAATAGGAAAGTAAAAGGTAAAACCATCACGTTTTATATAAATATCTCCTGGCAACCTGGGAGGAAAGGGTAGTGAAGGGAAGAAAGTAAAGACCAATCCTATAATAAGTAGCATTCCTCCTATTATGATAAATAACTTACCTATTTCCATATCCTTAAATCCTTTCTAATTGTGGATCACGAGTTGGAGACAATTTAGCAAAAAAATATCCTGTTGCAAACCCGCCTATATGTGCAAAATAAGCTACTCCTCCTTGTTCTGGAGTCATTCCCAGTGTACCTACTCCTGAGAGTACTTGAAGAAAAATCCAGTATCCTAGCATTACAGCAGCACTAATATTTGCTGTAGTAATAAATGGAGGAATAAAAACCAATGTCTTGATTTGATGATGAGGAAAATAGGCAAAATATGCACCCAATGCTCCAGCAACTGCTCCGGAAGCACCAAGCATAGGGATATCTGATGCAGGATTCAAAAGATACTGTACTAAGCTACCTACAATACCAGATGTCAAATAAAGAAAAAGATAAACAAAAGGTGGCATATTACCCTCTACATTATCTCCAAATACCCACAGAAAAAGCATATTTGATCCGATATGCAACAAACCTCCATGAAGAAACATTGAAGTTATAAATGGATAAAGAGTGTTGATATCAGAAAAATCAATTTTTGCAGGAATAAGAGCATACATCAGTGTAAAAGTCTCAGGATTGATAATCTGAAGGTAGAAAACTGCAA is a genomic window containing:
- a CDS encoding LexA repressor; amino-acid sequence: MNVDRAISKLRTFYRKQRRLPSYQEICDLFGYSSKNAAVYLVNKLIEAEILEKDAKGKILPKKLFHIPHLGIIKAGYPTPANPSVDDSIDFYEYLLSTPSEMFSLTVRGDSMIDEGIHDGDIVIVEKGIEPKNGDIVAACIDGEWTVKYFHKENNQIILKPANAAYPPIKPNESLLIGGVVASVIRKYR
- a CDS encoding rhomboid family intramembrane serine protease, whose protein sequence is MLPISDSEKSKRFPFINILLIAINIAVFYLQIINPETFTLMYALIPAKIDFSDINTLYPFITSMFLHGGLLHIGSNMLFLWVFGDNVEGNMPPFVYLFLYLTSGIVGSLVQYLLNPASDIPMLGASGAVAGALGAYFAYFPHHQIKTLVFIPPFITTANISAAVMLGYWIFLQVLSGVGTLGMTPEQGGVAYFAHIGGFATGYFFAKLSPTRDPQLERI